In Candidatus Bathyarchaeia archaeon, the following are encoded in one genomic region:
- a CDS encoding ABC transporter substrate-binding protein, with translation MREKAIGKMVIIGIVIVIIVIAGVAGYYLTMPKTRLKDTLIMGTTDSVESCLDPARAYDFFGWEIIQSLGCGLVEYRAGATGSAADIVPSLATSWDVSSDGLVWTFNLREGVKYDDGTEFNATHVKYTFDRGMGIADEDGPFVGIGYSDIIENVTVVSKYVVKFYLKIPFAAFLSLMACQASYIVDPTYAPMNSVVEYVEGNPRASHPMGLGPYKLKSWTRVAGKDSEIRLEANPNYWNATGGYPKTKNIIIKMYADATALATAMNALEIDIAFRQLSATDINSMKANTNLKVWEGTGAFIQYLVLQEKYAPFNETKIRRAIGAAINRTTIVQTVFLGQAQKLYSMIPIGMFSHTNAFQTLGDPNYTLTRDLLSEFGYNETNKLSFKLWYESSGHYPQSPQQAQALKASLEASGVISVTLDSADWASYREKRRNEEMEAFILGWYPDYIDPDDYIYPFVHSSGGSWLHHNYNSTQMDELIAWARGNTTTSVRSALYEDIQDLLVEDCPLIPLYQGSAYAVTKTNVKGIYLDITQSWRHWMVYAEE, from the coding sequence ATGAGAGAAAAAGCCATTGGCAAAATGGTAATCATAGGCATCGTCATCGTTATAATCGTAATTGCCGGAGTTGCTGGTTACTACCTAACAATGCCGAAAACTCGTTTGAAAGACACATTAATAATGGGAACGACAGACTCCGTGGAATCATGCTTAGACCCTGCAAGAGCATACGACTTTTTCGGTTGGGAAATAATACAGTCTTTAGGCTGTGGATTAGTGGAATACCGAGCTGGAGCAACAGGTAGCGCAGCAGATATTGTTCCATCACTAGCCACTTCATGGGACGTGTCATCTGACGGCTTAGTTTGGACCTTTAACCTTCGTGAAGGAGTTAAGTACGACGATGGAACAGAGTTCAACGCAACCCACGTTAAATACACTTTTGACAGAGGAATGGGCATCGCAGACGAAGACGGACCCTTCGTAGGCATAGGCTACAGCGACATCATAGAAAACGTTACTGTAGTAAGCAAGTACGTTGTGAAATTCTACCTTAAGATTCCATTTGCCGCTTTCCTATCGCTTATGGCTTGCCAAGCATCATACATAGTTGACCCAACCTATGCACCCATGAACTCCGTTGTAGAATATGTGGAAGGCAACCCACGAGCTAGCCACCCAATGGGTCTTGGTCCTTACAAACTCAAAAGCTGGACCAGAGTGGCAGGCAAAGATAGCGAGATTCGTTTAGAAGCCAATCCCAACTATTGGAACGCAACAGGAGGCTATCCAAAAACCAAAAACATCATAATAAAAATGTACGCCGACGCCACGGCACTCGCAACAGCAATGAACGCGTTAGAAATCGACATAGCCTTTAGACAGCTTTCCGCAACAGACATAAACTCCATGAAAGCCAACACCAACTTGAAAGTTTGGGAAGGCACAGGAGCTTTCATCCAATATCTTGTTCTACAAGAGAAATATGCACCCTTCAACGAAACAAAAATAAGACGTGCCATAGGAGCCGCAATAAACAGAACAACAATAGTTCAAACAGTATTTCTCGGGCAAGCACAGAAACTTTACAGCATGATACCAATAGGCATGTTCAGCCACACCAATGCCTTCCAAACACTCGGCGATCCAAACTATACGCTAACCAGAGACCTTCTCAGCGAATTCGGATACAACGAAACCAACAAACTATCATTCAAGTTGTGGTACGAAAGTTCAGGACATTACCCGCAAAGTCCACAACAAGCCCAAGCATTAAAAGCCTCATTAGAAGCCAGTGGAGTAATAAGCGTAACACTTGACAGCGCAGACTGGGCTTCGTACAGAGAGAAACGGCGGAACGAAGAAATGGAAGCCTTCATTTTAGGCTGGTATCCAGACTACATTGACCCAGACGACTACATTTACCCATTCGTTCATTCCTCAGGCGGATCATGGCTCCACCATAACTATAACAGCACCCAGATGGACGAGTTAATAGCGTGGGCAAGAGGCAACACAACAACAAGTGTACGAAGCGCTTTGTATGAGGATATCCAAGACTTGCTGGTAGAGGACTGCCCACTAATTCCACTCTATCAAGGCTCGGCTTACGCAGTAACAAAAACTAACGTTAAAGGAATTTATCTTGACATAACACAGTCTTGGCGCCACTGGATGGTTTACGCGGAAGAATAA
- a CDS encoding ABC transporter permease, with product MTLRTYIISRILLTIPMIFILLTMVFIIVRVLPGDPVLLHFEKAENPEAMEEMRRELGLDKPLWIQYLDYISGLFRGDLGKSMAPGFEPVAQQIFSAFPATLELAIFSMIIAVLIGIFFGVEAAKAYNKPTDHAIRIFGIVTYAIPVFFLGMIFQLTLGVGLHLLPVGLRKSPAMDAPVGLNIGGAQFSTGLYTIDSLLEGNIYKFVESLRYLFLPSLTLGLVLSGVFIRLTRSNMLETLRLDFVTAARARGLKERVVTYGYALRNAFLPVLTMMGLQFATLLGGAILTETTFSWPGLGRYIVDRINFRDYTAIQGAVVVFGIFVSIVSLVVDLLYAYLDPRIRL from the coding sequence ATGACACTGCGCACGTACATAATTTCACGAATCTTACTAACAATTCCCATGATCTTCATACTATTAACGATGGTATTTATTATCGTAAGAGTCTTGCCGGGCGACCCAGTTTTGCTTCACTTTGAGAAAGCAGAAAATCCCGAAGCCATGGAAGAAATGCGACGTGAACTGGGTCTTGACAAGCCGCTTTGGATTCAATATTTGGATTATATCTCAGGACTTTTCAGGGGAGATTTAGGCAAATCCATGGCGCCGGGATTTGAACCTGTAGCGCAACAAATTTTCTCAGCGTTTCCTGCAACTCTGGAATTGGCAATTTTTTCCATGATAATCGCAGTCTTAATAGGCATCTTTTTTGGCGTCGAAGCAGCAAAAGCCTACAATAAACCTACGGACCACGCCATTCGCATTTTTGGAATAGTAACTTATGCTATTCCAGTTTTCTTTTTGGGCATGATTTTCCAACTCACTCTTGGAGTAGGATTACATTTGTTGCCAGTCGGCTTAAGAAAAAGCCCTGCAATGGACGCCCCTGTTGGATTAAACATAGGCGGTGCTCAATTTTCCACGGGTTTATACACTATTGACAGTCTTTTAGAGGGAAACATTTACAAGTTTGTAGAAAGCCTTCGCTATCTTTTTCTGCCTTCATTAACCCTGGGTTTGGTTCTTTCAGGGGTTTTCATTAGGTTGACGAGAAGTAACATGCTGGAAACTTTGCGGCTTGACTTTGTAACTGCCGCGAGAGCAAGAGGACTAAAAGAAAGGGTCGTAACCTACGGCTATGCTTTAAGAAATGCTTTTCTTCCCGTGCTAACCATGATGGGACTGCAGTTTGCAACGCTCCTCGGCGGAGCAATATTAACAGAAACCACTTTCTCTTGGCCTGGACTTGGCAGGTACATCGTTGACCGAATAAACTTTCGCGATTACACAGCCATTCAAGGCGCAGTTGTTGTTTTCGGAATTTTCGTCTCTATAGTTAGTTTAGTTGTTGATTTGCTTTATGCTTATCTTGACCCTCGAATACGCCTTTGA
- a CDS encoding ABC transporter permease, whose product MEKPNIKKSMLSRVIPGLTSLTKRGLAGWLVLFGAIIVTSIIVMTLIAPWIRPHDPSAIEVGPPLSPPSSQFPFGTTDMGGDMFSRVISGGGIMLQVAVFSVIICLAAGAPLGLFSSYVGGITDRVFCLVMDSVYAFPSLVLAIAIAAMLGKGVVNMALSIAVVYVPSYFRVIRSQVLSIKEMPYVEAAKAAGAKSGTILFRYILPNVVPSIIVILTVNFADAILTAAGLTFIGLGVSVDVPDWGWDLTNGRRLLNSGAWWVITFPGLMIILLALGFTFMGEGLSELLNPRLED is encoded by the coding sequence ATGGAAAAGCCCAATATTAAGAAAAGCATGCTTTCAAGAGTAATTCCAGGCTTAACCTCACTAACTAAGAGGGGCTTAGCTGGGTGGCTTGTGCTTTTTGGTGCAATCATAGTTACATCTATCATTGTAATGACTCTAATTGCTCCTTGGATAAGGCCTCATGATCCTTCTGCTATTGAGGTTGGTCCACCTTTGTCTCCGCCTAGTTCGCAGTTTCCTTTTGGAACTACCGATATGGGAGGAGACATGTTCAGCAGAGTCATTTCAGGTGGTGGAATAATGCTTCAAGTTGCTGTGTTCTCAGTAATTATCTGTTTGGCGGCTGGGGCTCCGCTCGGTCTGTTTTCGTCGTACGTTGGAGGCATAACAGACCGTGTCTTCTGCCTTGTAATGGATAGTGTCTATGCGTTTCCAAGCTTGGTTTTAGCCATTGCGATAGCGGCGATGCTGGGAAAGGGCGTCGTTAACATGGCTCTTTCAATAGCCGTGGTTTATGTTCCCTCTTATTTCAGAGTTATTCGAAGTCAAGTGCTCAGTATAAAAGAAATGCCTTATGTGGAAGCAGCAAAGGCGGCTGGGGCAAAAAGTGGCACGATATTGTTCCGTTACATTCTTCCAAATGTTGTTCCATCCATAATTGTGATTTTGACAGTAAATTTTGCAGATGCCATCCTAACGGCTGCTGGATTAACCTTCATAGGTTTAGGCGTTTCCGTAGATGTTCCAGACTGGGGATGGGACTTAACAAACGGACGAAGACTTCTGAATAGCGGTGCATGGTGGGTGATAACATTTCCAGGTTTAATGATAATCCTTTTGGCTTTAGGCTTCACGTTCATGGGAGAAGGACTGAGTGAGCTTTTGAACCCGAGACTTGAAGATTAG